A part of Escherichia marmotae genomic DNA contains:
- the eptA gene encoding phosphoethanolamine transferase EptA, producing MLKRLLKRPSLNLLAWLLLASFYIAICLNIAFFKQVLQALPLDSLHNVLVFLSMPVVAFSVINIVLTLGSFLWLNRPLACLFILVGASAQYFIMTYGIVIDRSMIANIIDTTPAESYALMTPRMLLTLGLSGVLAALIACWIKIKPAASRLRSVLFRGASILISVLLIVLVAVLFYKDYASLFRNNKELVKSLSPSNSIVASWSWYSHQRLANLPLVRIGEDAHRNPLMQKGNRKNLTILIVGETSRAENFSLNGYPRETNPRLAKDNVIYFPNTTSCGTATAVSVPCMFSDMPREHYKEELAQHQEGVLDIIQRAGINVLWNDNDGGCKGACDRVPHQNVTALNLPGQCINGECYDEVLFHGLEEYINNLQGDGVIVLHTIGSHGPTYYNRYPPQFRKFTPTCDTNEIQTCSKEQLVNTYDNTLLYVDYIVDKAINLLKEHQDKFTTSLIYLSDHGESLGENGIYLHGLPYSIAPDSQKQVPMLLWLSEDYQKRYQVDQSCLQKQAQTQHYSQDNLFSTLLGLTGVETKYYQAADDILQACRRTTE from the coding sequence CTTTTAAAAAGACCCTCTTTGAATTTACTCGCCTGGCTATTGCTGGCCTCTTTTTATATTGCTATCTGCCTGAACATTGCCTTTTTTAAACAGGTGTTACAGGCGTTACCGCTGGATTCGCTGCATAACGTGCTGGTTTTCTTGTCGATGCCAGTCGTCGCGTTCAGCGTGATTAATATTGTTCTGACACTAGGCTCTTTCTTATGGCTTAATCGACCACTAGCCTGTCTGTTTATTCTCGTTGGCGCATCTGCGCAATATTTCATCATGACTTATGGCATCGTCATCGACCGTTCGATGATTGCCAATATCATTGATACCACACCGGCGGAAAGTTATGCGTTGATGACGCCACGCATGTTACTAACGCTAGGGTTAAGCGGCGTACTTGCTGCGCTGATTGCCTGCTGGATAAAAATCAAACCTGCTGCCTCGCGCCTGCGCAGTGTTCTTTTCCGTGGAGCCAGTATCCTGATATCTGTACTGCTGATTGTGCTGGTTGCCGTGCTTTTTTATAAAGACTACGCCTCGCTGTTTCGCAACAACAAAGAGCTGGTGAAATCTTTAAGCCCCTCCAACAGCATTGTTGCCAGTTGGTCATGGTATTCCCACCAGCGACTGGCGAATCTGCCACTGGTACGCATTGGTGAGGACGCACACCGCAACCCGTTAATGCAAAAAGGAAACCGGAAAAACCTGACCATTTTGATCGTCGGGGAAACCTCGCGGGCGGAGAATTTCTCACTCAATGGCTACCCGCGTGAAACCAACCCGCGACTGGCGAAAGATAACGTGATCTATTTTCCTAATACTACGTCTTGCGGCACAGCAACGGCTGTCTCCGTACCGTGCATGTTCTCAGATATGCCGCGCGAGCATTACAAAGAAGAGCTGGCACAACACCAGGAAGGCGTGCTGGATATCATTCAGCGGGCAGGCATCAACGTACTATGGAATGACAACGATGGCGGCTGCAAAGGCGCATGTGACCGCGTGCCTCATCAGAACGTCACTGCCCTGAACTTACCCGGTCAGTGCATCAACGGCGAATGCTATGACGAAGTGCTGTTCCACGGGCTGGAGGAGTACATCAATAATCTGCAAGGCGATGGGGTGATTGTCTTACACACCATCGGCAGCCACGGCCCGACCTATTACAACCGCTATCCACCGCAGTTCAGGAAATTTACTCCCACCTGCGACACCAACGAGATCCAGACCTGTTCCAAAGAGCAACTGGTCAATACTTACGACAATACGTTGCTCTACGTCGACTATATTGTTGATAAAGCGATTAATCTGCTGAAAGAACATCAGGATAAATTTACCACCAGCCTGATTTATCTTTCTGACCACGGTGAATCGTTAGGTGAAAATGGCATCTATCTACACGGCTTGCCTTATAGCATCGCCCCGGATAGCCAAAAGCAGGTTCCGATGCTGCTGTGGTTGTCGGAGGATTATCAAAAACGGTATCAGGTTGATCAAAGCTGCCTGCAAAAACAAGCACAAACGCAGCACTATTCGCAGGACAATTTATTCTCAAC